One part of the Herbiconiux aconitum genome encodes these proteins:
- a CDS encoding X2-like carbohydrate binding domain-containing protein: MHERKKLLRSTMAAVTAGVVALSIGLAGAGTAVATEETPPPTPATTNAPPAAAPTDLAAKPYLGWSSYSMQVYSGNSKWITADQIIAQSDAMHEKLQPFGYEYINVDSGWNGSVDGNGLPVPSTELYPDGLQTVIDHVHGNGQKFGLYFIPGISPDVYEQALPIAGAPECTTHDIVKQPIQQADYWNIGYRLDFENPCSQKYIDSIANLLDSWGVDFVKFDSVTPGSGISDLSLDARDDVAAWSEALHARGIWFELSWALDINYADYWKEMADGWRVDWDVECYCGSDALTTWDNIDRLFPRLADWWRHGGPGGWNDLDSLDVGNGSMDGLTRDERRTATTLWAISAAPMYLGNDLTQLDQFGLDLVTNKEVLAVNQAGTPAQPVSIATKKQVWYALNADGSYTVALFNLGRTDADITANWADLGLTGGASVRDLWAGKNLGSADTGFTAEDVPIHGVRLLKVTPAKKAALTVNDDSLRVAYDGDWTRNGNTEVAATSQPLTVSVFDSSTDATPPTPPADGRTIAVNDNDPGIVYTGSWGQSGNRGLGDFGDDVHYVEANGSAFQYTFQGTGIDYVTETHESQGDVDVYLDGVFQQTVSTHLDPSEGRGVQVAVWSASDLPNGTHTLQVVKKSGAFMLLDKLDVTLESLLSPSTAVFDKAAGADVAVEVLRDPGELAGLSHDGAALVAGTDYDVSGSTVTIHAAYLAGLPTGDAAIDVAFRGDLHDDVHATTADGDSVSFAFRGTGVSWSGPTGPDQGTVEVRLDGAVVATVDTHSAARLTAQPLFSADDLKDGDHTITVVKTSGAVLRHDAFAYTVKKVK, encoded by the coding sequence ATGCACGAACGCAAGAAACTCCTGCGCAGCACGATGGCGGCGGTCACCGCCGGTGTCGTGGCGCTCTCGATCGGGCTGGCCGGTGCGGGCACGGCCGTCGCGACGGAAGAGACGCCGCCGCCGACACCGGCGACCACGAACGCACCGCCCGCCGCCGCGCCCACCGACCTCGCCGCCAAGCCCTACCTCGGCTGGAGCAGCTACAGCATGCAGGTCTACTCCGGCAACAGCAAGTGGATCACCGCCGACCAGATCATCGCCCAGTCGGATGCGATGCACGAGAAGCTGCAGCCCTTCGGCTACGAGTACATCAACGTCGACTCCGGCTGGAACGGCAGCGTCGACGGCAACGGCCTCCCGGTGCCGAGTACCGAGCTCTACCCCGATGGTCTCCAGACCGTCATCGACCACGTGCACGGCAACGGCCAGAAGTTCGGTCTCTACTTCATCCCGGGCATCTCGCCGGACGTCTACGAGCAGGCTCTGCCGATCGCCGGCGCTCCGGAGTGCACGACGCACGACATCGTGAAGCAGCCCATCCAGCAGGCCGACTACTGGAACATCGGCTACCGCCTCGACTTCGAGAACCCGTGTTCGCAGAAGTACATCGATTCGATCGCGAACCTGCTCGACTCCTGGGGAGTCGACTTCGTGAAGTTCGACAGTGTCACGCCGGGTTCGGGCATCAGCGACCTGTCACTGGATGCGCGCGACGACGTGGCTGCCTGGTCGGAGGCTCTGCACGCCCGCGGCATCTGGTTCGAGCTCTCCTGGGCGCTCGACATCAACTACGCCGACTATTGGAAGGAGATGGCCGACGGCTGGCGGGTCGACTGGGACGTCGAGTGCTACTGCGGCAGTGACGCCCTCACCACCTGGGACAACATCGACCGTCTCTTCCCCCGCCTCGCCGATTGGTGGCGCCACGGCGGGCCCGGCGGCTGGAACGATCTCGACTCGCTCGACGTGGGCAACGGATCGATGGACGGCCTGACCCGCGACGAACGCCGCACCGCCACCACGCTCTGGGCCATCTCGGCCGCCCCGATGTATCTCGGCAACGACCTGACGCAGCTCGACCAATTCGGGCTCGACCTCGTCACGAACAAGGAAGTGCTCGCGGTCAACCAGGCCGGCACACCCGCGCAGCCGGTGTCGATCGCCACGAAGAAGCAGGTCTGGTACGCCCTGAACGCCGACGGCAGCTACACGGTCGCGTTGTTCAACCTGGGCCGCACCGACGCCGACATCACGGCGAACTGGGCCGATCTCGGGCTCACGGGCGGGGCATCCGTTCGCGACCTCTGGGCCGGCAAGAACCTCGGCTCGGCTGACACCGGCTTCACCGCCGAAGACGTGCCGATCCACGGTGTGCGCCTGCTGAAGGTCACGCCCGCCAAGAAGGCCGCCCTCACGGTGAACGACGACTCCCTGCGGGTCGCGTATGACGGCGACTGGACGCGCAACGGCAACACCGAGGTGGCGGCCACCAGCCAGCCCCTGACGGTGTCGGTCTTCGATTCGTCGACGGATGCCACTCCCCCGACGCCCCCGGCCGACGGGCGCACGATCGCGGTCAACGACAACGATCCGGGCATCGTCTATACGGGCTCCTGGGGCCAGAGCGGCAACCGCGGTCTGGGCGACTTCGGCGACGACGTGCACTACGTCGAGGCGAACGGCTCCGCGTTCCAGTACACCTTCCAGGGCACCGGCATCGACTACGTCACCGAGACCCACGAATCGCAGGGAGACGTCGACGTGTACCTCGACGGCGTCTTCCAGCAGACCGTGAGCACGCACCTCGACCCGAGCGAGGGCCGCGGGGTGCAGGTGGCGGTGTGGAGCGCATCCGATCTCCCGAACGGCACCCACACGCTGCAGGTCGTGAAGAAATCGGGCGCGTTCATGCTGCTCGACAAGCTCGACGTCACTCTCGAGAGCCTGCTGAGTCCGAGCACCGCGGTGTTCGACAAGGCAGCGGGGGCGGATGTCGCGGTCGAGGTGCTGCGCGACCCGGGCGAGCTGGCGGGCCTCAGTCACGACGGCGCGGCGCTCGTGGCCGGCACCGACTACGACGTGTCGGGCTCCACGGTGACGATCCACGCCGCCTACCTCGCAGGTCTCCCCACGGGCGACGCGGCGATCGACGTCGCGTTCCGCGGCGACCTCCACGACGACGTGCACGCCACCACGGCCGACGGCGACTCGGTCTCGTTCGCCTTCCGAGGAACGGGCGTCTCCTGGAGCGGCCCGACCGGGCCCGACCAGGGCACGGTCGAGGTGCGACTCGACGGTGCGGTCGTGGCGACGGTCGACACGCACAGCGCCGCGCGCCTCACCGCGCAGCCGCTGTTCTCGGCCGACGACCTGAAAGACGGCGATCACACGATCACCGTGGTGAAGACATCCGGAGCCGTGCTGCGGCACGACGCCTTCGCCTACACGGTGAAGAAGGTGAAGTAG
- a CDS encoding enoyl-CoA hydratase/isomerase family protein, giving the protein MAASEQFRVHEESDAYWRVVFENGPVNLIDPDTVEQLADLVTRIEGAPELTVVVFESANPDYFMAHWDFLADPARVAAMATGPTGLPAYVDNFIRLSRVPPLTISSIHGRVRAAGSEFVLATDIRFAGDRAVLGQFEVGVGSVPGGGAMARLARLVGRGRALEILLGADDVPAARAAEYGYVNRVLPDAELDAFVDGFARRVAGFDRTAVRTTKHLVDTGSLPDSNEEFAAGMKAFFQTSGRPENADRVKRLFTLGLQQPDGVERDLGRRLAE; this is encoded by the coding sequence ATGGCCGCGAGCGAGCAGTTCCGGGTGCACGAGGAGAGCGACGCCTACTGGCGGGTGGTGTTCGAGAACGGGCCGGTGAACCTCATCGACCCCGACACCGTCGAGCAGCTGGCCGATTTGGTCACGCGCATCGAAGGCGCACCCGAACTCACGGTGGTGGTGTTCGAGAGCGCGAACCCCGACTACTTCATGGCCCACTGGGACTTCCTCGCCGACCCCGCGCGCGTCGCTGCGATGGCGACCGGGCCGACCGGGCTCCCGGCCTACGTCGACAACTTCATCCGTCTCAGCCGGGTGCCGCCGCTCACCATCTCGTCGATCCACGGGCGCGTGCGGGCGGCGGGCAGCGAGTTCGTGCTGGCCACCGACATCCGCTTCGCCGGCGATCGTGCGGTGCTCGGTCAATTCGAAGTGGGCGTCGGTTCGGTGCCGGGCGGCGGCGCGATGGCGCGGCTCGCGCGACTGGTGGGGCGGGGGCGGGCGCTCGAGATCCTGCTCGGTGCCGACGATGTGCCGGCCGCGCGCGCAGCCGAATACGGTTACGTCAACCGCGTGCTGCCCGACGCTGAGCTGGATGCCTTCGTCGACGGCTTCGCCCGCCGCGTGGCCGGCTTCGACCGCACCGCCGTGCGCACCACGAAACACCTGGTCGACACGGGGTCGCTCCCCGATTCGAACGAGGAGTTCGCGGCCGGCATGAAGGCCTTCTTCCAGACCTCCGGTCGCCCCGAGAACGCCGACCGCGTCAAGCGCCTGTTCACCCTCGGTCTGCAGCAGCCCGACGGCGTCGAGCGCGACCTCGGCCGGCGCTTGGCGGAGTGA
- a CDS encoding glycoside hydrolase family 2 TIM barrel-domain containing protein, whose protein sequence is MQPSTYLTDTAPGSGARRPARAWLASDAPSLSLDGEWRFRLLAGAPGTPGAADVLPAGEPSEGVAAVGFDDSEWASIPVPSHWVLEGDGAYGRPVYTNVQLPIPLDPPFVPDSNPTGDYRRTFALPSDFEGAEAVVLRFDGVESRYKVWVNGVEIGVGSGSRLAQEFDVTAQVQPGENLVVVRVHQWSAATFVEDQDQWWLPGIFRSVTLQARPHGGIDDLWVRAGFRDGRGAVEVETRGAAFPLRLRIPGLGVDVSWPTAADVAPVEIADVEPWSAETPQLYDATVSNDAESVALRLGFRTVEIRGDQFLVNGRKVLFHGVNRHETHPDRGRVFDEEFARADLAQMKQFNVNAIRTSHYPPHPRLLDLADELGFWVILECDLETHAFQRSGSATSSWTGNPSADPAWREAYLDRIERTVERDKNHPSIVLWSLGNESGTGANLAAMADWVHARDPERPVHYEGDYSGAYTDVYSRMYATIAETQSIGSDDDDSLLLGCSAAESARQRSKPFLQCEYVHAMGNGPGAIDLYEEIVDRHPRLHGGFVWEWRDHGLRTRTPEGREYFAYGGDFGEVVHDGNFVMDGLVLSDGTPSPSLFEWKQVVAPVRIAFAGAVDGDGDGGAVVVENRQHSASLAAFALRWSRSVDGRVVERGTLDLPAEVPAGDADRVPVPVFEAGVTDAPGEHWLTVDVVLADETVWAPAGHVVVTAQKALGAPVAAPTWSRARRGDATGSAGATGSAGATGSAGSDGSASTDAAGSTRAEASASPFAGLSTLAGLPVGGPWAELWRAPTDNDLSGNATGQGGFGSYDRVDPWSNRGQGEPAPSSAELWRQAGLDRLVPRVEEASADGSRRRSRYAAADSRESVLFDERWSRDGEASVLRATLTPVGDWSIHWPRVGVRFDLPPTVDRAEWFGAGERESYPDSIRSAHVGRYSAAIDDLVVDYARPQESGHRSGLRELVLWENGSPWLRVEAAPDHRGRRPGFTLRRHTTAQVTAAEHPHELPESERVYLWFDAVQHGLGSRACGPDVWPDHILRPEQRTLSLRFTPLR, encoded by the coding sequence TTGCAGCCTTCGACCTATCTGACCGATACCGCTCCGGGTTCTGGAGCCCGGCGACCCGCCCGCGCCTGGCTCGCGAGCGATGCACCGAGCCTCTCGCTCGACGGCGAGTGGCGGTTCCGCCTGCTCGCCGGGGCACCGGGCACGCCCGGCGCGGCGGATGTGCTGCCCGCGGGGGAGCCGTCCGAGGGCGTGGCCGCCGTCGGTTTCGACGACTCGGAGTGGGCGAGCATCCCGGTTCCGTCGCACTGGGTGCTCGAGGGCGACGGAGCCTACGGCCGGCCCGTCTACACGAACGTGCAGCTGCCGATCCCGCTCGATCCGCCCTTCGTGCCCGACTCCAACCCCACGGGCGACTATCGACGAACGTTCGCGCTGCCCTCCGATTTCGAGGGAGCGGAGGCGGTCGTGCTGCGCTTCGACGGCGTCGAGTCGCGCTACAAGGTGTGGGTCAACGGCGTCGAGATCGGCGTGGGCAGCGGCAGCCGGCTGGCGCAGGAGTTCGACGTCACCGCCCAGGTGCAGCCGGGCGAGAACCTCGTCGTGGTGCGGGTGCACCAGTGGTCGGCGGCCACGTTCGTCGAAGACCAGGACCAGTGGTGGCTGCCCGGCATCTTCCGCTCGGTCACGCTGCAGGCCAGGCCGCACGGCGGCATCGACGACCTCTGGGTGCGGGCCGGCTTCCGCGACGGCCGGGGCGCGGTGGAGGTCGAGACCCGCGGTGCCGCCTTCCCGCTGCGCCTGCGTATCCCCGGTCTCGGCGTCGACGTGAGCTGGCCGACGGCGGCGGATGTCGCGCCCGTCGAGATCGCGGACGTCGAACCCTGGTCGGCCGAGACCCCGCAGCTCTACGACGCGACCGTGTCGAACGACGCCGAGTCAGTCGCCCTGCGCCTGGGCTTCCGCACGGTGGAGATCCGCGGCGACCAGTTTCTGGTGAACGGCCGCAAGGTGCTCTTCCACGGCGTGAACCGCCACGAGACGCATCCCGACCGCGGGCGCGTGTTCGACGAGGAGTTCGCCCGCGCCGACCTGGCGCAGATGAAGCAGTTCAACGTGAACGCGATCCGCACCAGTCACTACCCACCGCATCCGCGGCTGCTCGACCTGGCCGACGAGCTCGGCTTCTGGGTGATCCTCGAGTGCGACCTCGAGACCCACGCGTTCCAGCGGAGCGGATCGGCCACCTCGAGCTGGACCGGCAACCCCAGCGCCGACCCGGCCTGGCGCGAGGCCTACCTCGATCGCATAGAGCGCACCGTCGAGCGCGACAAGAACCACCCCAGCATCGTGCTCTGGTCGCTCGGCAACGAGTCCGGCACGGGGGCGAACCTGGCGGCCATGGCCGACTGGGTGCACGCCCGCGACCCCGAACGCCCCGTGCACTACGAGGGCGACTACTCGGGCGCCTACACCGATGTCTACTCGCGCATGTATGCCACGATCGCGGAGACGCAGTCGATCGGGTCGGACGACGACGATTCCCTGCTCCTCGGCTGCTCGGCGGCGGAGTCGGCGCGGCAGCGGTCGAAGCCGTTCCTGCAGTGCGAATACGTGCACGCCATGGGCAACGGGCCGGGCGCGATCGACCTCTACGAGGAGATCGTCGACCGCCACCCGCGGTTGCACGGCGGGTTCGTGTGGGAATGGCGCGACCACGGCCTGCGCACCCGGACGCCCGAGGGGCGGGAGTACTTCGCCTACGGGGGCGACTTCGGCGAGGTCGTGCACGACGGCAACTTCGTGATGGACGGACTGGTGCTCTCCGACGGCACGCCGAGCCCGTCACTGTTCGAGTGGAAGCAGGTGGTGGCGCCGGTGCGCATCGCGTTCGCGGGCGCCGTCGATGGCGATGGCGACGGCGGCGCGGTGGTGGTCGAGAACCGCCAGCACTCGGCCTCGCTCGCGGCCTTCGCGCTGCGGTGGTCGCGGTCGGTCGACGGTCGTGTCGTCGAGCGGGGCACGCTCGACCTTCCGGCCGAGGTGCCGGCCGGTGATGCGGATCGGGTGCCCGTGCCGGTGTTCGAGGCTGGCGTGACGGATGCGCCGGGCGAGCACTGGCTCACGGTCGACGTGGTGCTCGCCGACGAGACGGTCTGGGCGCCGGCGGGGCACGTGGTCGTGACCGCGCAGAAGGCGCTCGGCGCGCCGGTGGCGGCGCCGACGTGGTCGCGTGCACGCCGGGGAGACGCGACGGGGTCAGCGGGCGCGACGGGGTCGGCGGGCGCGACGGGGTCGGCGGGCTCCGACGGGTCGGCGTCGACGGATGCGGCGGGTTCGACGCGTGCGGAGGCATCCGCGAGCCCGTTCGCCGGCCTCTCGACGCTCGCCGGACTGCCCGTCGGTGGCCCCTGGGCCGAGCTCTGGCGTGCGCCGACCGACAACGACCTCTCCGGCAACGCCACGGGTCAGGGCGGCTTCGGCAGCTACGACCGGGTCGACCCCTGGTCGAACCGTGGACAGGGTGAGCCGGCGCCCTCGTCGGCCGAGCTCTGGCGACAGGCCGGGCTCGACCGCCTGGTGCCCCGTGTGGAGGAGGCCTCGGCCGACGGCTCGCGGCGTCGCAGCCGCTACGCCGCCGCCGATTCGCGCGAGAGCGTGCTGTTCGACGAGCGCTGGAGCCGCGACGGCGAGGCCTCCGTGCTGCGGGCGACTCTGACCCCGGTGGGCGACTGGAGCATCCACTGGCCTCGCGTCGGGGTGCGATTCGATCTGCCGCCGACCGTCGATCGGGCGGAGTGGTTCGGTGCGGGGGAGCGCGAGTCGTATCCCGACAGCATCCGTTCGGCTCACGTCGGCCGGTACTCCGCCGCCATCGACGACCTCGTGGTGGACTACGCCCGCCCGCAGGAGAGCGGCCACCGCAGCGGCCTGCGCGAACTCGTGCTCTGGGAGAACGGTTCGCCCTGGCTCCGGGTGGAGGCCGCGCCCGACCACCGTGGCCGGCGGCCCGGATTCACCCTCCGGCGGCACACGACCGCGCAGGTCACGGCCGCTGAGCATCCGCACGAGCTGCCGGAGTCGGAGCGGGTGTACCTGTGGTTCGATGCGGTGCAGCACGGACTCGGTTCGCGGGCCTGCGGTCCGGATGTCTGGCCCGACCACATCCTGCGCCCGGAGCAGCGCACGCTGTCGCTGCGGTTCACTCCGCTGCGCTGA
- a CDS encoding TetR/AcrR family transcriptional regulator produces MSTGSTSTARRGPGAKSAERRRSIIDAAHAVFAERGYNAGSFQAVADRVGMSQTGLLHYFPAKSDLLLAVLQRRDEVSTAAVDPTAGFAESVLLKARANERIPGVIQLYAVLSGESTTEGHPARAYFTTRFDRLRTGTAAELRALQADGLLGGSVDVAIAAASLAALWDGLQLQWLLAPGEVDVVACLRDYLDGLFARP; encoded by the coding sequence ATGTCGACCGGCAGCACATCGACGGCTCGCCGCGGCCCGGGCGCGAAATCGGCCGAGCGTCGCCGCTCGATCATCGACGCGGCCCACGCCGTCTTCGCCGAACGGGGCTACAACGCCGGCTCCTTCCAGGCCGTGGCCGACCGGGTCGGCATGAGCCAGACCGGCCTGCTGCACTATTTCCCGGCCAAGAGCGACCTGCTGCTTGCGGTTCTGCAGCGGCGCGACGAGGTGTCGACGGCAGCAGTCGACCCCACGGCCGGGTTCGCCGAGTCGGTGTTGCTGAAGGCCCGGGCCAACGAGCGGATTCCCGGGGTGATCCAGCTCTACGCCGTACTCAGCGGCGAGTCGACGACCGAGGGCCATCCCGCGCGTGCCTACTTCACCACGCGGTTCGATCGGCTGCGCACCGGCACCGCGGCCGAACTCCGCGCGCTGCAGGCGGACGGCCTGCTGGGCGGCAGCGTCGACGTGGCGATCGCCGCGGCATCGCTCGCCGCCCTCTGGGACGGCCTGCAGCTGCAATGGCTGCTCGCCCCCGGCGAGGTCGACGTCGTGGCCTGCCTCCGCGACTACCTCGACGGGCTGTTCGCGCGCCCGTGA
- a CDS encoding VOC family protein: MTDESDGADRGTPRAGSPIKVAQLRVVVEAADFDEAVALYRDVLGLPEEASFEGEGDARVMILEAGRATLEISNPAQVAMIDEVEVGRPVSPRIRLAFEVDDSAAATRALADAGAEVVAPPTRTPWNSLNARLHTTADLQITLFEELGEPETRPQG; the protein is encoded by the coding sequence ATGACGGATGAATCAGACGGCGCCGACCGGGGCACTCCCCGTGCGGGCTCGCCCATCAAGGTCGCCCAGCTGCGCGTCGTCGTGGAGGCCGCCGACTTCGACGAGGCCGTCGCCCTCTACCGCGACGTGCTCGGCCTGCCCGAGGAGGCCTCGTTCGAGGGCGAGGGCGACGCCCGCGTCATGATCCTGGAGGCGGGACGGGCGACCCTGGAGATCTCGAACCCGGCACAGGTGGCGATGATCGACGAGGTGGAGGTGGGGCGGCCGGTGAGTCCGCGCATCCGTCTCGCCTTCGAGGTCGACGACTCCGCTGCGGCCACGCGAGCACTGGCCGATGCGGGCGCCGAGGTCGTCGCGCCGCCGACCCGCACTCCGTGGAACTCGCTCAACGCACGCCTGCACACCACGGCCGACCTGCAGATCACCCTCTTCGAGGAGCTCGGCGAGCCCGAGACCCGCCCGCAGGGTTAG
- the tal gene encoding transaldolase — protein MNDENTTTTDALAAEGVSIWLDDLSRERIRSGGLNTLIAERGVVGITTNPTIFAAAVSKGTAYDEQIAALAGTSATADDVVFALTTADVAAACDILRPVYDRTGGYDGWVSIEVGAASAHDAAATVAEAQHLSAAIGRPNAFIKIPATVEGLDAIAETIGAGISVNVTLIFSLDRYRGVIDAYLTGLERAAAAGIDLTGIRSVASFFVSRVDTEVDRRLDAIGTEEARALRSQAGVANARLAYEVFEEAFASDRARRLLDQDANPQRPLWASTGVKDPALPDTFYVVELVAPGVVNTMPEKTLDAVFDHAVLRGDTVSGTAGAAREHLDALAALGISYDDVTATLEDEGVAKFVASGEELTATIATALQASRRGATTR, from the coding sequence ATGAACGACGAGAACACCACCACCACTGACGCACTCGCGGCCGAGGGCGTCAGTATCTGGCTCGACGACCTCTCGCGGGAACGCATCCGATCGGGCGGACTGAACACCCTGATCGCCGAACGAGGTGTGGTCGGCATCACCACGAACCCCACGATCTTCGCCGCGGCGGTGTCGAAGGGCACCGCCTACGACGAGCAGATCGCCGCCCTCGCCGGCACCTCGGCGACGGCCGACGACGTCGTGTTCGCTCTCACCACGGCCGATGTGGCAGCGGCCTGCGACATCCTGCGCCCCGTCTACGACCGCACCGGCGGCTACGACGGTTGGGTCTCGATCGAGGTCGGCGCGGCCTCCGCCCACGACGCGGCCGCGACCGTCGCCGAGGCACAGCATCTGTCGGCCGCCATCGGCCGTCCGAACGCGTTCATCAAGATCCCGGCCACCGTCGAAGGTCTCGATGCGATCGCCGAGACCATCGGTGCCGGCATCAGCGTGAACGTCACCCTCATCTTCAGTCTCGATCGCTACCGCGGCGTGATCGACGCCTATCTGACCGGGCTGGAACGGGCGGCAGCGGCAGGCATCGATCTCACCGGCATCCGCTCGGTCGCGTCGTTCTTCGTGTCACGGGTCGACACCGAGGTCGACCGGCGGCTGGACGCGATCGGCACGGAGGAGGCGCGAGCGCTGCGCTCCCAGGCCGGAGTGGCGAATGCCCGACTCGCGTATGAGGTGTTCGAAGAGGCGTTCGCGAGCGATCGCGCGCGGCGGCTGCTCGACCAGGACGCCAACCCGCAGCGGCCCCTGTGGGCGTCGACGGGCGTGAAAGACCCGGCACTGCCCGACACCTTCTACGTGGTGGAACTCGTAGCGCCGGGGGTGGTGAACACGATGCCCGAGAAGACCCTCGACGCCGTGTTCGACCACGCCGTGCTGCGCGGTGACACGGTGTCCGGCACAGCCGGTGCCGCGCGCGAGCACCTCGACGCGCTCGCGGCGCTCGGCATCTCCTACGACGACGTCACCGCCACCCTCGAAGACGAAGGGGTGGCCAAGTTCGTCGCCTCGGGCGAGGAGCTCACCGCCACCATCGCGACGGCACTCCAGGCGTCTCGCCGCGGTGCGACGACGCGGTGA